Within Metabacillus sp. KUDC1714, the genomic segment AATTAGGATCTAAAATATGGTGTATTGGTTGTGCACCAGCTTTATCCTTATGAATAAAAGGTCCTTCCAAGTGAATACCTAAAATTTCTGCATTACCTTCTGATTGAAAAGAGTCGATATATTCTCCAGCATTCCTTAGAGCATTCGCAATGGCACTAGGATCTTCAGTCATTGTCGTCGCTAAAAAGCTTGTAGTGCCTTCCCTTGGAAGAGTGGATGACATTATATCAAGAGCCTCTTGCGTAGCATCCATTGTATCAGCACCATTTGCTCCATGAATATGAATATCGATCATTCCGGGTATAATACTAAAACCATCAGGTATGTTAATTATTTGATAATCTGATGAATCTGAAAGATCATTCGTAGGTCCAATTTCTGTAATTCTTCCATCATCTATTTTAATATAGCTATTTTTAATTACTTGATTTTCTGCATAAGTTGTTCCATGTTGAAGCATTACCTTTTTCGAAGATGAATTCATAGCCATGTACTCCTTCTTTTTCTTCTAATTTGATAATTAAAGAATAGCATCAAAATATATAGTTGTCTATACCAGTTTAGGAAGTGATACGCAATTTTCATAGAAATAGGACTAAAATCTTATATAAAACAAGAAAATTGGTATAGACATCTATATTATTAAATGTTACTATGATTGTGTTAAACGCTTCCAACTATGAAGGGAGAGATAAGAACACATATTTATTAACAAAGAGTTTAGAGTGATAAATGCTTCATATAGCAGTATTTCCTGCACCAACATTTTTACTACGTTTTAAAATATAAAAAAATTCGATTTATATTTAGTCTCATCTAGATTATGCATAATTGATTGGAGGAAAGGGAAATGATGAAATATTTACAAAAAATTGGTCGCTCATTGATGTTACCAGTAGCAGTATTACCAGCTGCGGCAATTTTGATGGGGATTGGTTATTGGATTGATCCAGCAGGTTGGGGCGCAGGTAGTCCTTTAGCAGCATTCTTAATTAAAGCTGGTTCCTCAGTAATTGACAATATGGCAATCTTATTTGCAGTAGGTGTTGCATTAGGGATGTCTAAGGATAAAGATGGATCAGCAGCATTAAGTGGGTTGGTTGCATTTCTAGTTGTTACAACGCTACTCTCAACAGACTCTGTAGCGATGCTGCAAGGTATTGATGCAGAAAATGTAAATCCTGCTTTTATAAAAATAGAAAATCAGTTTATTGGAATACTATCTGGGATCATCGCTTCTATTATGTACAATCGCTTTAGTCATGTACAATTACCAGCTGCATTGTCCTTCTTTAGTGGTAAACGCCTAGTTCCAATTATGACAGCTATAGCAATGTTACTCGTTTCCGCAGTATTGTTCTTTGCATGGCCAGTGATTTTTACAGGATTAGTTACATTTGGTACATGGATTAGTCAATTGGAGTTTATAGGTGCTGGGTTATATGGATTCTTTAATAGACTATTAATACCAACAGGTTTACATCATGCCCTAAATTCAGTGTTCTGGTTTGATGTTGCAGGAATTAATGACATTGGTAACTTCTGGGCTGGGACTGGAACAAAGGGAATAACAGGAATGTATCAAGCGGGATTCTTCCCTGTGATGATGTTTGGATTGCCTGCAGCAGCCCTAGCTATGTATCATACTGCAAAAACAACTAGAAAAAAACAAGCTGCGTCCTTATTATTAGCTGCTGGTTTTGCTTCATTCTTTACAGGTGTTACTGAACCATTGGAATTTTCCTTCATGTTTCTAGCACCAGCTCTTTATGTAGTTCACGCGGCATTAACAGGTATTTCTTTAGCGGTTGCAGCATTTTTTCATTGGACTGCAGGTTTCAGCTTCAGTGCTGGTCTAGTTGACTTTATTTTAAGTTCAAAACTTCCATTGGCGAACCAACCATTTATGCTATTGCTTCAAGGATTAATTTTTGCAGTAATTTATTATGTATTATTCCGCTTCTTAATTACGAAGTTTAACTTAGCAACTCCTGGTAGAGAGGCAGATACTGATGAAGATCTTGAGGAAGGCGAATCTACAGGCTCAGTAACAACAGAGAATAAATTTGCTGTAATGGCTGCAAAGATTTATGATGGCTTAGGCGGAGATGCAAATGTGACGTCTGTTGACAATTGCGTTACACGCTTAAGAATTGAAGTAAAAGACATGGATGTAGTTGATCAGAATAAGATTAAATCTACAGGTATTCCTGGTATCAACATTGTTGGACCACAAAGCATTCAAGTTATTGTAGGAACACAGGTTCAATTTGTAGCAGATGAAATGGAAAAAATCCGTAAAAGTTAATAGATAAAAAAACATAAAAACTACCTGGTAAGTATATAAATACAGGTAGTTTTTTGTTTACGTTCTAGGAGATAATATTGTATAAAAGTAGGACTATTACTATAATGGCATTAGCGAATATTAGCGAAATTGAAAGGAGATCTATATGTGATTGACAAAAATTCTCCTCTTCCTTTGTACTATCAGTTAGAAGAGCATATAAAACAAACAATTGAATCTGAGGAATTGATGCCCGGTGATTCGTTGCCCTCAGAACGAGAACTTTCGGAAAGCTATCAAATAAGCCGGATGACAGTCCGACAAGCGATTACAAACTTGGTAAATAAGGGATACCTCTTTAGAGAAAAAGGGAAAGGAACCTTTGTTTCAAATCAAAAATTTGAACAAAATTTACAAGGACTAACAAGTTTTACTGAAGATATGAAAGCTCGTAAATTAGTGCCAGGAAATAAATTATTACATTTTGAAATTTTCCCCGCTGATCAAGATATAAAAGAACGCCTTGATCTCGGAGAAGAAGAGCTTATTTATAAAATAAAGAGACTACGTTTAGCCAATGAAGAACCGATTGCTTTAGAGACGAGTTATCTACCAGTTAAATTGATTCCTGGATTAACTCCAGAGATTTTAGAGGAGTCATTATATACGTATATTGAGGATGAACTACATTTAAACATCGGTCATGCAACTCAAACAGTTGAAGCTGCGCTTGTTAATGATGAGGACATTAAACATCTAAAGATTAAAAAGGGTGTTCCAGTTTTACTCATTCAAAGAGAGACATTTTTAGAAAATGGCACACCACTTGAGCTTGTTAGGTCTTCATATCGAGCGGATAAATATAAGTTTAAAATTGACATTGAGCGAAAGTAAAGGAATCTCCACCTACTATATTTACAGGTGGAGCTTTTTATATTATTCAGGAAACTATAAAATTCTAGTACTTGGATAAGCGCACGACATCCAGCTCCAGCGCCTAGCCCCTCTAGGGTCTAGCTAATTAAGAATTGAAGGCAAAGAACGCATTCTTTTCTATTCTTAATCATCTTATTTGCCTGAGGCTGTCAAGGCGCCCTGAGCTTTTGTTCTTATTCATCAATTCCCATTGTTAATAACTCGATACGTTTACTATACTTTTGAATTAATAAGTGATTATGTTCATCAGCACCAGCGATATTCCCACTTAAAAAGATAGGTGGTTCAAATCCGTCCTCCACCATCTTTTTAATCGCTTCTGCTAATATCCCATTTAACATAGCAGCCCCGATGACGGTAGAAGATGATGAAAAAGGAACCCCAACTTTCTCATGAGTAAGAATCGCATCACCCTTTACGGAAAAATTATTAAGGGCGATATCGACAACTTCAGCGAGGAATTTTCCACTTTTATGTCTGGAGGTCTGGTCTTTTGTATAGTTAAAAGAACAAATCCCCACTACAAATGCTCCTTTTTCCTTTGCAAGAAGAGCGACATCAATTGGTACTGGATTTATGCCTGAAGTGGAAATAACAATGACGAGGTCTTTTGGCTTGATATCCTGTTTTTTCATAAATGAAACAGCATAGTTATTTGTTCTTTCCAACTGTGAAGATTTTACTGCACCCTCATGAAGCATTAGCGGTTCAACTAAAATTGGCTTTATCGGGGCAAGTCCACCTGCTCGAAAAAACACTTCTTCAGTAAGGATGTGTGAGTGACCACATCCAAATAATTGGATAATTCCACCCTGTTGGATGCTCTCAGCTATTTTAGCTGCAACCATCTCCATTGATTTGGCCTCATTCTCCATAACTAGCTGCAATTTTTCCTGTAATTTTGTAAAATATGTTGTTAACATGTTTTCACCTCAAATCAACAAGATTTCTATAATCAATGTACCTTATGTAGGAATGAAATGAAAGTAGTGAAAAAACGCTGTTGTTAGTTATATAATACAAATGTATACTATATTATACATCGTGAGGGAATGGGAGAAATTATGAAATCAATTCAAACGCAAATTGCTGAAAACTTAAAGAATATTCGAAAGCTTAGAGGTTATAGTTATGATCAGCTTGCTCAGGTAACAGGAGTTAGTAAGGGGATGTTATCGCAAATCGAAAAGGGGGAGTCAAGTCCTACTGTAAATACATTATGGAAAATTGCCAACGGCCTTCAAGTTTCTTTTTCATCATTAGTGGAGGAAACAGAACCAACTATATCAGTTGTACGTTTAAATCAGAAGACTGCGGTTTCAGAAAATAATGAGCTATTTCAAGTATATCCTTATTTTCCATTTGATTCTTCGAAAAAGTTTGAAATTTATTTTATGGAATTTAAGCCAGGCTGTGTCCATACGTCTGAGCGACACCACGGAAGTGTTGAAGAATATGTCCTTGTATGCGAAGGTGAAGCAACAATTTCGATCCATGGTGAGGAGTATGTGTTAAAAAAGGGTGATTCAATGAAGTTTCAGGCAAATCAATCACATACATATGCAAATCATACAGAAGTTACAACAAGCTGTTACTTACTTATTTACTATCCTTAAATAGTGAGTAGATTTTCAATCATAGTTAAGGAGGAAGGAAGTTGGCAACAACAACTCTTGTAAAAAAACAATCTAGTTTTCTCCAAGGAATACAAGGAGGTGCCAGTATAGCAATTGGCTATTTACCTGTGGCCTTAACATTTGGGCTCCTTTCGAAGTCAACTGGGTTATCCCTTTCAGAAACAGTGCTTATGAGTTTAATTGTTTTTGCAGGCGCTTCTCAATATATTTCGTTAAGCTTAATAGCTGTAGGAACTGGTGTTATTGAAATCATCTTTACAACGTTTATTGTGAACATACGTCATTTTTTAATGTCTGCTTCATTAAGTGAAAAGGTTGAAGACGACTCGCTATGGAAAAAGGCACTTTATTCATTTGGTTTAACAGATGAAACCTTTTCAGTTGCATCAACGAGAGAGGGAGCGGTAAATTCAGGCTATTTATTTGGGTTAATGTTTATTTCATACGCTAGTTGGGTTGTGAATTCAGGAATTGGCTTTGTTATTGGTGCCAGTCTCCCAACCACTGTGCAAGAAAGTATGGGAATCGCGTTATACGCAATGTTTATTGGATTATTAATTCCATCGTTGAAAAAACATCGAAAGGTGCTTTTTTTAGCAGTATTGGCCGCAATAATTAATTCACTTTGCTATATAACAGGGATGATCTCAACTGGTTGGTCGAT encodes:
- a CDS encoding helix-turn-helix domain-containing protein: MKSIQTQIAENLKNIRKLRGYSYDQLAQVTGVSKGMLSQIEKGESSPTVNTLWKIANGLQVSFSSLVEETEPTISVVRLNQKTAVSENNELFQVYPYFPFDSSKKFEIYFMEFKPGCVHTSERHHGSVEEYVLVCEGEATISIHGEEYVLKKGDSMKFQANQSHTYANHTEVTTSCYLLIYYP
- a CDS encoding GntR family transcriptional regulator, with translation MIDKNSPLPLYYQLEEHIKQTIESEELMPGDSLPSERELSESYQISRMTVRQAITNLVNKGYLFREKGKGTFVSNQKFEQNLQGLTSFTEDMKARKLVPGNKLLHFEIFPADQDIKERLDLGEEELIYKIKRLRLANEEPIALETSYLPVKLIPGLTPEILEESLYTYIEDELHLNIGHATQTVEAALVNDEDIKHLKIKKGVPVLLIQRETFLENGTPLELVRSSYRADKYKFKIDIERK
- the nagE gene encoding N-acetylglucosamine-specific PTS transporter subunit IIBC, which translates into the protein MMKYLQKIGRSLMLPVAVLPAAAILMGIGYWIDPAGWGAGSPLAAFLIKAGSSVIDNMAILFAVGVALGMSKDKDGSAALSGLVAFLVVTTLLSTDSVAMLQGIDAENVNPAFIKIENQFIGILSGIIASIMYNRFSHVQLPAALSFFSGKRLVPIMTAIAMLLVSAVLFFAWPVIFTGLVTFGTWISQLEFIGAGLYGFFNRLLIPTGLHHALNSVFWFDVAGINDIGNFWAGTGTKGITGMYQAGFFPVMMFGLPAAALAMYHTAKTTRKKQAASLLLAAGFASFFTGVTEPLEFSFMFLAPALYVVHAALTGISLAVAAFFHWTAGFSFSAGLVDFILSSKLPLANQPFMLLLQGLIFAVIYYVLFRFLITKFNLATPGREADTDEDLEEGESTGSVTTENKFAVMAAKIYDGLGGDANVTSVDNCVTRLRIEVKDMDVVDQNKIKSTGIPGINIVGPQSIQVIVGTQVQFVADEMEKIRKS
- a CDS encoding SIS domain-containing protein, producing the protein MLTTYFTKLQEKLQLVMENEAKSMEMVAAKIAESIQQGGIIQLFGCGHSHILTEEVFFRAGGLAPIKPILVEPLMLHEGAVKSSQLERTNNYAVSFMKKQDIKPKDLVIVISTSGINPVPIDVALLAKEKGAFVVGICSFNYTKDQTSRHKSGKFLAEVVDIALNNFSVKGDAILTHEKVGVPFSSSSTVIGAAMLNGILAEAIKKMVEDGFEPPIFLSGNIAGADEHNHLLIQKYSKRIELLTMGIDE
- a CDS encoding AzlC family ABC transporter permease, whose amino-acid sequence is MATTTLVKKQSSFLQGIQGGASIAIGYLPVALTFGLLSKSTGLSLSETVLMSLIVFAGASQYISLSLIAVGTGVIEIIFTTFIVNIRHFLMSASLSEKVEDDSLWKKALYSFGLTDETFSVASTREGAVNSGYLFGLMFISYASWVVNSGIGFVIGASLPTTVQESMGIALYAMFIGLLIPSLKKHRKVLFLAVLAAIINSLCYITGMISTGWSIVLSTLVSAVIVELIYSKFTKEVDQHG